In Duganella zoogloeoides, a single genomic region encodes these proteins:
- a CDS encoding M48 family metallopeptidase translates to MDTPAVTGRYFDGKTSRLHRVTLTVTDGMAHLAGDVERSAPLASLRVSERARHAARKVSFDDGAWLEVDDRAAFAQLLANTGHRDTGVVRAQQSWRGVLLALGVTVGVVVASYVYVLPAAAVWVANALPVKVERQMGQGVLEILDKRALGPSKLAAARQEQLRRQFAALTAPEPDAPTWKLVFRSSRIGPNALALPSGDIVMTDELVNLLKDDQAVMAVLAHELGHLHRRHLTRRLVQSSAVAAATWVIFGDISAMLTALPTVALDMKYSRDAESEADDYAVAMLRRNGIDPEHMAQAFVKLGEESGDRMSPYLSSHPATGERIARIRAAR, encoded by the coding sequence ATGGACACCCCGGCAGTCACCGGCCGTTACTTCGACGGCAAGACGTCGCGCCTGCATCGCGTGACCCTGACCGTGACCGACGGCATGGCGCACCTGGCCGGCGACGTCGAACGCAGCGCGCCGCTGGCCAGCCTGCGCGTGTCCGAACGGGCGCGCCACGCAGCGCGCAAGGTCAGTTTCGACGACGGCGCCTGGCTCGAAGTGGATGACCGCGCAGCGTTTGCCCAGCTGCTGGCCAACACCGGCCACCGCGACACCGGCGTGGTGCGCGCGCAGCAAAGCTGGCGTGGCGTGCTGCTGGCGCTGGGCGTCACGGTGGGCGTGGTGGTGGCGTCGTATGTGTATGTGCTGCCCGCTGCCGCGGTCTGGGTGGCAAACGCCTTGCCGGTCAAGGTGGAGCGCCAGATGGGGCAGGGCGTGCTGGAGATTCTCGACAAGCGCGCGCTGGGACCGAGCAAGCTGGCGGCCGCGCGCCAGGAGCAGTTGCGCCGGCAATTCGCGGCGTTGACCGCGCCCGAGCCGGACGCCCCGACCTGGAAGCTGGTGTTTCGCAGCAGCCGCATCGGCCCCAACGCGCTGGCCCTGCCATCGGGCGACATCGTCATGACCGACGAGCTGGTGAACCTGCTCAAGGACGACCAGGCCGTAATGGCCGTGCTGGCGCACGAACTGGGCCACCTGCACCGGCGCCACCTGACGCGCCGGCTGGTGCAAAGTTCGGCCGTGGCGGCGGCCACCTGGGTGATTTTCGGCGACATCTCGGCCATGCTGACGGCGCTGCCCACGGTGGCGCTGGACATGAAATACTCGCGCGACGCCGAGTCCGAGGCCGACGATTACGCGGTAGCCATGCTGCGCCGTAACGGCATCGACCCCGAGCACATGGCACAGGCGTTCGTCAAGCTGGGCGAGGAGAGCGGCGACAGGATGTCACCCTACCTGTCGAGCCACCCGGCCACCGGCGAGCGCATCGCGCGCATCCGCGCCGCCCGTTGA
- a CDS encoding YjgN family protein — protein sequence MVDFNKPADLFAPAPAAATPPQYLKFHASGSEYFRIWIVNLLLSIVTLGIYSAWAKVRRNQYFYSSTELAGSSFEYHGNPIAILKGRIVAAVVVGAYAFAGKVSPLLAVVMFVVMAAVIPWFIWRSLQFQLHNSAWRGIRFRFDGQLRDAYINCLLRPLLNIVTFGLATPYIYQRLKAWQFNESRFGQARFATRASVGSFYKLFGAFLLLGIVGGIVFGMLSAFMVAGSLAGRDPNALNLNLSLGGMITVAVFYLLILSLAPLLIALIQNLVWNNASLDRHEFRSEVRTGRMLFIIVTNILGVICTLGLFLPFAQVRMMRYRIESLMMIPEGSLDEFVASASADVNAAGEGVSDFMDFDFSL from the coding sequence ATGGTTGACTTCAATAAACCGGCGGATCTGTTTGCGCCTGCACCGGCCGCCGCAACGCCGCCACAGTACCTGAAGTTCCACGCCAGCGGCAGCGAGTATTTCCGCATCTGGATCGTCAACCTGTTGCTCAGCATTGTTACCCTCGGCATCTATTCGGCCTGGGCCAAGGTGCGCCGCAACCAGTATTTCTACTCCAGCACCGAACTGGCCGGCAGCAGCTTCGAGTACCACGGCAATCCGATCGCGATTCTCAAGGGCCGCATCGTGGCCGCCGTGGTGGTGGGCGCTTACGCCTTTGCCGGCAAAGTTTCGCCGCTGCTGGCGGTCGTGATGTTCGTGGTGATGGCGGCCGTGATACCGTGGTTCATCTGGCGCAGCCTGCAATTCCAGCTGCATAACTCGGCCTGGCGCGGTATCCGTTTCCGCTTCGACGGCCAGCTGCGCGACGCCTACATCAACTGCCTGCTGCGCCCCTTGCTCAACATCGTCACGTTCGGCCTGGCCACGCCCTATATCTACCAGCGCCTGAAGGCCTGGCAGTTCAACGAAAGCCGCTTCGGCCAGGCGCGGTTTGCCACGCGCGCCAGCGTGGGCAGTTTTTACAAGCTGTTCGGCGCGTTCCTGCTGCTTGGTATCGTGGGCGGCATCGTCTTTGGCATGTTGTCGGCCTTCATGGTTGCCGGCAGCTTGGCCGGGCGTGATCCGAATGCCCTCAACCTTAACCTGAGCTTGGGTGGCATGATTACCGTCGCGGTGTTCTATTTGCTGATCCTGTCGCTGGCGCCGCTGCTGATCGCGCTGATCCAGAACCTGGTGTGGAACAACGCCAGCCTGGACCGGCACGAGTTCCGCTCCGAGGTGCGCACCGGCCGCATGCTGTTCATCATCGTCACCAATATCCTGGGCGTGATCTGCACGCTGGGCCTGTTCCTGCCGTTCGCCCAGGTGCGCATGATGCGCTACCGGATCGAATCGCTGATGATGATACCCGAGGGCAGCCTCGACGAATTCGTCGCCAGCGCCAGCGCCGATGTCAACGCCGCCGGCGAGGGCGTGTCCGACTTCATGGACTTCGACTTCTCACTGTGA
- a CDS encoding MacB family efflux pump subunit, with product MSAVLAPVADDVLIRLRGIRKQYGGGDAGQGGPPPVEVLRGVDLDIHAGEFVAIVGASGSGKSTLMNMLGCLDRPTAGTYAFGGQDVAGMNADELAWLRREAFGFVFQGYHLIATESARENVEVPALYAGMPADQRHARATALLERLGLQGRFDNRPNQLSGGQQQRVSIARALMNGGRIILADEPTGALDSRSGAEVMALLGELADAGHTIILITHDRKVAAQARRVIEISDGRIVSDDGTATQIESPVTLPPLDLSRARHDSGAPLLAELADAARAAWRVLWLNRFRTGLTLLGIVIGVASVIVMLAIGLGTRQQVMAQLGAFGSNLLYMASRGESSRIPGRSITLGDLEALADVPGISHVLPNVTGNKVIRHGNLDVQTYVRGTGAALPRIQTWPVARGGFFTDEDDREMATVAVLGARLAQKLMPDVASPVGETILIGNVPFQVIGVMSAKGALTGEKDEDDVLLLPFSTAGIRVFGQREPTYTVLAAADVSRVAEVEAAVDAVLFERHRIRDYGISNAAASIAAEARTQDNMTMMLSLIAAVSLVVGGIGVMNVMLMTVRERTREIGIRMATGARRRDILRQFLTEAVLVSVVGGVAGIVVGVAFAGLLLVWQVPVIFSLSAIGGAFGCAVVTGLVFGYMPARKASGLDPVVALAG from the coding sequence ATGAGCGCTGTACTGGCGCCGGTGGCGGACGACGTGCTGATCCGCCTGCGCGGCATCCGCAAGCAATATGGCGGCGGTGATGCCGGTCAAGGCGGGCCGCCGCCGGTGGAAGTGCTGCGCGGCGTCGATCTCGACATCCATGCCGGCGAATTCGTCGCCATCGTCGGCGCGTCCGGCTCCGGCAAATCGACGCTGATGAACATGCTCGGCTGCCTCGATCGCCCCACCGCAGGCACGTACGCATTCGGCGGCCAGGACGTGGCCGGCATGAACGCGGACGAACTGGCGTGGTTGCGGCGCGAGGCGTTCGGCTTCGTGTTCCAGGGTTATCACCTGATCGCCACCGAGTCGGCACGCGAGAACGTCGAGGTGCCGGCGCTGTACGCAGGCATGCCGGCCGACCAGCGCCACGCGCGCGCCACCGCGCTGCTCGAACGCCTGGGCCTGCAAGGCCGGTTCGACAACCGTCCGAACCAGCTATCGGGCGGCCAGCAGCAGCGCGTGTCGATCGCGCGCGCGCTGATGAACGGCGGGCGCATCATCCTGGCCGACGAACCGACCGGTGCGCTCGACAGCAGGAGCGGCGCCGAGGTGATGGCGCTGCTGGGCGAACTGGCCGACGCCGGCCACACCATCATCCTGATCACCCACGACCGCAAGGTGGCGGCCCAGGCGCGCCGCGTGATCGAGATCAGCGATGGGCGCATCGTTTCTGATGACGGTACTGCTACCCAGATTGAATCTCCCGTCACGCTCCCCCCGCTCGACCTCTCCCGCGCCCGCCACGACAGCGGCGCGCCGCTGCTGGCCGAACTGGCCGACGCCGCCCGCGCCGCCTGGCGCGTGTTGTGGCTCAACCGCTTCCGCACCGGTCTGACCTTGCTCGGCATCGTCATCGGTGTGGCATCGGTGATCGTGATGCTGGCCATCGGCCTCGGCACGCGCCAGCAGGTGATGGCGCAACTGGGCGCCTTCGGCTCCAACCTCCTGTATATGGCGTCGCGTGGCGAGAGTTCGCGCATTCCGGGGCGCAGCATCACCCTGGGCGACCTCGAAGCGCTGGCCGACGTGCCGGGCATTTCGCACGTGCTGCCCAATGTTACCGGCAACAAGGTGATCCGCCACGGCAACCTCGACGTGCAGACCTATGTACGCGGCACCGGCGCCGCGCTGCCGCGCATCCAGACCTGGCCGGTGGCGCGCGGCGGCTTCTTTACCGACGAGGACGACCGCGAGATGGCGACGGTTGCGGTGCTGGGCGCGCGCCTGGCGCAGAAGCTGATGCCCGACGTCGCCAGCCCGGTGGGCGAGACCATCCTGATCGGCAACGTGCCGTTCCAGGTGATCGGCGTGATGAGCGCCAAGGGCGCGCTGACCGGCGAAAAGGACGAGGACGACGTGCTGCTGCTGCCGTTTTCCACGGCCGGCATCCGCGTGTTCGGCCAGCGCGAGCCCACCTACACGGTGCTGGCGGCGGCCGATGTCAGCCGCGTGGCCGAGGTGGAGGCAGCGGTGGACGCGGTGCTGTTCGAGCGCCACCGCATCCGCGACTACGGCATCAGCAACGCCGCTGCGTCGATCGCGGCGGAGGCGCGCACACAGGACAATATGACCATGATGCTGAGCCTGATCGCCGCAGTCTCGCTGGTGGTGGGCGGCATCGGCGTGATGAACGTGATGCTGATGACGGTGCGCGAGCGTACCCGCGAGATCGGCATCCGCATGGCGACCGGCGCGCGCCGGCGCGACATCCTGCGCCAGTTTTTGACCGAGGCGGTACTGGTCTCGGTGGTAGGCGGCGTGGCCGGCATCGTGGTGGGCGTGGCATTTGCCGGCCTGCTCCTCGTGTGGCAGGTGCCGGTGATCTTTTCGCTGTCGGCCATCGGCGGGGCGTTCGGCTGCGCCGTGGTGACAGGCCTGGTGTTCGGTTATATGCCGGCCCGCAAGGCGTCCGGGCTCGACCCGGTCGTGGCGCTGGCAGGCTGA
- a CDS encoding efflux RND transporter periplasmic adaptor subunit has translation MHFRFPRSTGARLGTVATLLAVAVGAALWHTRKPAVVYETAPVKRASIEASVTAIGTLQPQRYVDVGAQVSGQITRLHVAPGSAVKHGELLAEIDPSVQQATVDAGRAALAGLRAQLAEQQAQHRLAGRQHARQQVMAVHEATSVNDQEVAQATLESAVARIASLKAQIDQTQATLKADEARLGYTRIYAPMAGTVVSVDAKEGQTLNATYQTPNILRIADLSAMTVWTEVSEADVRRVRPEMPVYFTTLGGDARRWRGKVRQVLPAPAVAGGVAAGTALAPSTSKVILYTVLFEVDNADGELMPQMTAQVVFVTAAASDVLAAPLPALKPVTGDGAKPGLYTARVLAGDGAVQTREVRVGVRNRLAAEVLEGLREGELLVTGEQVAEGASRFQL, from the coding sequence ATGCACTTTCGTTTCCCCCGCTCGACCGGCGCCCGTCTCGGCACCGTCGCCACCTTGCTGGCCGTGGCCGTCGGCGCCGCGCTGTGGCATACCCGCAAGCCGGCCGTCGTGTATGAAACCGCGCCCGTCAAGCGCGCCAGCATCGAGGCCAGCGTGACTGCCATCGGTACCTTGCAGCCGCAGCGCTATGTCGATGTGGGGGCCCAGGTGTCGGGCCAGATCACGCGCCTGCACGTGGCGCCGGGCAGCGCGGTCAAGCACGGCGAGCTGCTGGCCGAGATCGATCCCAGCGTGCAGCAGGCCACTGTCGATGCCGGCCGCGCCGCGCTGGCGGGACTGCGCGCGCAACTGGCCGAGCAGCAGGCCCAGCACCGCCTGGCCGGCCGCCAGCACGCGCGCCAGCAGGTGATGGCCGTGCACGAGGCGACGTCGGTCAACGACCAGGAGGTCGCGCAGGCCACGCTGGAGTCGGCGGTGGCCCGCATCGCCAGCCTGAAGGCGCAGATCGACCAGACCCAGGCCACGCTGAAAGCCGACGAAGCGCGCCTCGGTTACACCCGCATCTACGCGCCGATGGCCGGCACCGTGGTCAGCGTCGATGCGAAAGAGGGCCAGACCCTGAACGCAACGTACCAGACGCCGAACATCCTGCGCATTGCCGACCTGTCGGCAATGACGGTGTGGACCGAGGTGTCGGAGGCCGATGTGCGCCGCGTGCGGCCCGAGATGCCGGTGTACTTCACCACCCTGGGCGGCGACGCCCGCCGCTGGCGCGGCAAGGTGCGGCAGGTGCTGCCCGCGCCGGCGGTGGCCGGGGGCGTGGCTGCCGGCACCGCGCTGGCGCCCTCCACCAGCAAGGTGATCCTGTATACAGTGCTGTTCGAAGTCGATAACGCCGACGGCGAACTGATGCCGCAGATGACCGCGCAGGTGGTATTCGTCACGGCGGCCGCCAGCGATGTACTGGCCGCGCCGCTGCCGGCGCTCAAACCGGTGACCGGCGACGGCGCCAAGCCGGGGCTTTATACGGCGCGCGTGCTGGCGGGTGATGGCGCCGTGCAAACGCGCGAGGTCCGCGTGGGCGTGCGCAACCGCCTCGCCGCCGAAGTGCTCGAGGGCCTGCGCGAGGGCGAACTGCTGGTCACCGGCGAGCAGGTGGCCGAAGGCGCCAGCAGGTTCCAGTTATGA
- the ffh gene encoding signal recognition particle protein, which produces MLDNLTQRLAKVVKTMRGEARLTEANTAEMLREVRMALLEADVALPAVREFIARVKEKAMGEEVISSLSPGQALVGVVQRELASLMGADLGPEATQLSFAQQPPAIILMAGLQGVGKTTTVGKLAKYLKEEKKKKVLTVSADVYRPAAIAQLQSVTAQVGADFFPSTAQDKPVDIALAALDWAKKHYHDVLIIDTAGRLGIDEEMMKEIAAVHSAVKPIETLFVVDAMLGQDAINTAKAFNDALPLTGIVLTKLDGDSRGGAALSVRHITGKPIKFAGVSEKLDGLEAFDPARMASRVLGMGDIMALVEEARKGVDSKAAADLANKMKSGAKFDMNDFKAQLGQMKKMGGMASLVDKLPAQFQQAAGNANMGQADKQVRRMVGIIDSMTPQERAKPELIKATRKRRIAAGAGVQVQEVNRMLNQFEQMQTMMKKLSGGGMAKMMRSMKGMMPGMR; this is translated from the coding sequence ATGCTAGATAATCTTACCCAACGCCTTGCCAAGGTGGTCAAAACCATGCGCGGCGAGGCGCGTCTGACCGAGGCCAACACTGCCGAGATGCTGCGCGAAGTGCGCATGGCGCTGCTGGAGGCCGATGTTGCGCTGCCAGCGGTGCGCGAGTTCATCGCCCGCGTCAAGGAAAAAGCCATGGGCGAGGAAGTCATTTCCTCGCTGTCGCCAGGCCAGGCGCTGGTCGGCGTGGTGCAGCGCGAGCTGGCCAGCCTGATGGGTGCCGACCTCGGTCCCGAAGCGACCCAGCTGAGTTTTGCCCAGCAGCCACCCGCCATCATCCTGATGGCCGGTCTGCAAGGTGTGGGTAAGACCACCACCGTCGGCAAACTGGCCAAGTACCTGAAGGAAGAGAAGAAAAAGAAAGTGCTGACCGTGTCGGCAGACGTCTATCGTCCCGCCGCGATCGCCCAGCTGCAATCGGTCACCGCGCAAGTGGGCGCCGACTTCTTCCCGTCCACCGCGCAGGACAAGCCGGTCGATATCGCGCTGGCCGCGCTGGACTGGGCCAAAAAGCACTACCACGACGTGCTGATCATCGACACCGCCGGCCGTCTCGGTATCGATGAAGAAATGATGAAAGAGATCGCTGCCGTGCACAGCGCGGTCAAGCCGATCGAAACCCTGTTCGTGGTCGATGCCATGCTGGGCCAGGATGCGATCAACACCGCCAAGGCCTTCAACGACGCGCTGCCGCTGACCGGTATCGTGCTGACCAAGCTCGATGGCGATTCGCGCGGCGGTGCGGCGCTGTCGGTGCGCCATATCACCGGCAAGCCGATCAAGTTTGCCGGCGTGTCGGAAAAGCTCGACGGCCTCGAAGCATTCGACCCGGCCCGCATGGCCAGCCGCGTGCTGGGCATGGGCGACATCATGGCGCTGGTGGAAGAAGCCCGCAAAGGCGTGGACAGCAAGGCCGCCGCCGACCTGGCCAACAAGATGAAGAGCGGCGCCAAGTTCGACATGAACGACTTCAAGGCGCAGCTGGGCCAGATGAAAAAAATGGGCGGCATGGCCAGCCTGGTCGATAAACTGCCGGCACAGTTCCAGCAGGCGGCTGGCAACGCCAACATGGGGCAAGCCGACAAGCAGGTGCGGCGCATGGTCGGCATCATCGATTCGATGACGCCGCAGGAACGCGCCAAGCCGGAACTGATCAAGGCCACCCGCAAGCGCCGCATCGCGGCCGGCGCGGGCGTGCAGGTACAGGAAGTCAACCGCATGCTCAACCAGTTCGAGCAGATGCAAACCATGATGAAAAAGCTGTCCGGCGGCGGCATGGCGAAGATGATGCGCTCGATGAAAGGCATGATGCCGGGCATGCGCTAA
- a CDS encoding SWIB/MDM2 domain-containing protein — protein sequence MATAKKTPAAPAKKAPAAAAADKPAPAKKAAAPKAAAAKADKPAAKSADKPAAKKAAAPAAPRKPNAAFMKALTPSASLAAVVGEAPLPRTEVTKKVWDYIKKLDLQDPANRRMINADDKLKAVFGGKAQVSMFEMTKLISDHLK from the coding sequence ATGGCAACAGCCAAAAAAACCCCAGCAGCACCCGCTAAGAAGGCCCCGGCCGCAGCCGCAGCCGACAAACCGGCCCCTGCCAAAAAAGCAGCCGCACCAAAAGCAGCCGCCGCAAAAGCAGACAAGCCAGCAGCTAAATCAGCCGACAAGCCAGCAGCGAAAAAAGCCGCCGCCCCTGCCGCACCGCGCAAACCGAACGCCGCCTTCATGAAGGCGCTGACCCCGTCGGCATCGCTGGCAGCCGTGGTAGGCGAAGCACCGCTGCCGCGTACCGAAGTGACCAAAAAAGTCTGGGATTACATCAAAAAGCTGGACCTGCAAGATCCGGCCAACCGCCGCATGATCAATGCCGACGACAAGCTCAAAGCTGTGTTCGGTGGCAAAGCCCAAGTTTCGATGTTTGAAATGACCAAGCTCATTTCCGACCACCTGAAATAA
- a CDS encoding PIN domain-containing protein: MADFGFEIIEIDADIMCAAASVMSERRRVGPKIALPDAIIQATADVKNLTIITRNTKDFRGVRVRVPYELKTTSVVSVVNVDPPGDKPNPTPGSRRKFTRIR; this comes from the coding sequence ATGGCAGACTTCGGGTTCGAAATTATCGAGATCGATGCCGATATCATGTGCGCTGCAGCTTCGGTCATGTCGGAGCGGCGCAGGGTTGGGCCGAAGATCGCGCTGCCCGATGCGATCATCCAGGCCACCGCAGACGTCAAAAACCTCACCATCATTACGCGCAATACAAAAGACTTCAGAGGTGTTCGTGTACGTGTTCCTTACGAGCTGAAAACGACATCAGTTGTCAGCGTGGTCAATGTCGATCCACCTGGGGACAAGCCGAACCCGACGCCAGGAAGTCGCCGCAAATTCACCCGTATTCGATAA
- a CDS encoding lytic transglycosylase domain-containing protein: MLALPAVAAAGNQKEEALADSVRVALANAIKDPTPPRPTFRNDADRQRYELWLATMSARLQRKLPDDQTRNEFLATAWYEARRAGLDPGLVLGLIQVESAYRKYAVSIAGARGYMQVMPFWTNVIGDRNRSALFHMQTNLRYGCAILRMYIDMEGGNLYLALGRYNGSRGKPDYPNAVLKAWNNWK, translated from the coding sequence ATGCTGGCGCTGCCCGCCGTCGCCGCCGCCGGCAACCAGAAGGAGGAGGCGCTCGCCGACTCCGTGCGCGTGGCGCTGGCCAACGCCATCAAGGATCCGACGCCGCCGCGACCCACCTTCCGCAACGACGCCGACCGCCAGCGCTACGAGCTCTGGCTGGCCACCATGTCGGCGCGCCTGCAGCGCAAGCTGCCCGACGACCAGACCCGCAACGAATTCCTCGCCACCGCCTGGTATGAGGCGCGCCGCGCCGGGCTCGATCCGGGGCTGGTGCTGGGGCTGATCCAGGTGGAGTCGGCGTACCGCAAGTACGCGGTATCGATTGCCGGCGCGCGCGGCTACATGCAGGTGATGCCGTTCTGGACCAATGTAATCGGCGACCGCAACCGCAGCGCCCTGTTCCACATGCAAACCAACCTGCGCTACGGCTGCGCGATCCTGCGCATGTACATCGACATGGAAGGCGGCAACCTGTACCTGGCGCTGGGCCGCTACAACGGCAGCCGGGGCAAGCCCGACTATCCGAACGCGGTACTCAAGGCCTGGAATAACTGGAAATAA
- a CDS encoding proline--tRNA ligase, whose protein sequence is MRASRFFISTLKEAPADAEIVSHQLMMRAGMIKRLGSGIYTYMPIGLRVIRKVEAIVREEMNRSAAVELLMPLIQPAELWQETGRWDKMGAELLRVKDRHGREFAFQPTAEEVITDVVRSEIKSYRQLPLNFYHIQTKFRDERRPRFGLMRGREFTMKDAYSFDRDVAGMQASYKIMYDAYVRIFNRFGLKFRAVAADNGAIGGTGSHEFHVIAHTGEDALVYCATSDYAANMEAAEALPATAERAAAAQALTKVATPDATKCELVAAQLGLPLAHTVKTLALTVETEKDGKVTKQYFMLLLRGDHELNEIKVTKVAGLAGHRFSTEEEIAEVYGCVPGYLGPIGTKGPVTVVADRTVANMADFICGANDAGYHYTGANWGRDVAEPAIVADLRNVVEGDVSPDGQGVLTIERGIEVGHVFQLGTAYSAAMKATFLDENGKPAPLQMGCYGIGITRILGAAIEQNFDDKGIIWPTSLAPFELVLCPMGMDRSEAVKQATEQLYADAVAAGIDVIVDDRGLRPGQMFADWELIGVPHRVVIGDRGLKEGNLEYQGRRDAEATAVPVADILSFVQGKLGQ, encoded by the coding sequence ATGCGCGCCTCACGTTTTTTTATTTCCACGCTTAAAGAAGCACCAGCCGATGCAGAGATCGTCTCCCACCAGTTAATGATGCGTGCAGGCATGATCAAGCGCCTCGGTTCGGGCATCTACACGTACATGCCGATCGGCCTGCGCGTGATCCGCAAGGTCGAAGCCATCGTGCGCGAAGAGATGAACCGTTCCGCCGCTGTCGAACTGCTGATGCCGCTGATTCAGCCGGCCGAGCTGTGGCAGGAGACGGGCCGCTGGGACAAGATGGGCGCCGAACTGCTGCGCGTCAAGGACCGCCACGGCCGCGAATTCGCGTTCCAGCCCACGGCCGAGGAAGTGATTACCGACGTCGTGCGCTCGGAGATCAAGTCCTACCGCCAGTTGCCGTTGAATTTCTACCACATCCAGACCAAGTTCCGCGACGAACGCCGTCCACGCTTCGGCCTGATGCGCGGCCGCGAGTTCACCATGAAGGATGCGTACTCGTTCGACCGCGACGTGGCCGGCATGCAAGCTTCGTACAAGATCATGTATGACGCCTACGTGCGTATTTTCAACCGTTTCGGTTTGAAGTTCCGTGCGGTAGCGGCCGATAACGGCGCCATCGGCGGCACCGGTTCGCACGAATTCCACGTGATCGCCCACACCGGCGAGGACGCGCTGGTCTATTGCGCCACCTCCGACTACGCCGCCAACATGGAAGCGGCCGAAGCGCTGCCAGCCACCGCCGAGCGCGCAGCTGCCGCCCAGGCGCTGACCAAGGTCGCCACACCGGATGCCACCAAGTGCGAACTGGTGGCCGCCCAACTGGGCCTGCCGCTGGCGCACACCGTGAAAACCCTGGCGCTGACCGTGGAGACGGAAAAAGACGGCAAAGTGACTAAACAGTATTTCATGTTGTTGCTGCGCGGCGACCATGAACTCAACGAGATCAAGGTCACCAAGGTGGCCGGCCTGGCCGGTCACCGCTTCTCGACCGAAGAAGAAATCGCCGAAGTCTATGGCTGCGTGCCCGGCTACCTGGGTCCGATCGGCACCAAGGGTCCGGTCACCGTGGTGGCCGACCGCACGGTTGCCAACATGGCTGACTTCATCTGCGGCGCCAACGACGCCGGCTACCATTACACGGGCGCCAACTGGGGCCGCGACGTGGCGGAACCAGCGATTGTCGCCGACCTGCGCAACGTGGTCGAAGGCGATGTATCGCCGGACGGCCAGGGCGTGCTGACCATCGAGCGCGGTATCGAAGTCGGTCACGTGTTCCAGCTGGGCACCGCTTATTCGGCCGCCATGAAGGCCACGTTCCTCGACGAAAACGGCAAGCCGGCGCCGCTGCAGATGGGGTGCTACGGCATCGGCATCACCCGCATCCTGGGCGCGGCGATCGAACAAAACTTCGACGACAAGGGCATCATCTGGCCGACGTCGCTGGCGCCGTTCGAACTGGTGCTGTGCCCGATGGGCATGGACCGCAGCGAGGCGGTCAAGCAAGCGACTGAGCAGCTGTATGCCGATGCGGTGGCCGCCGGCATCGACGTCATCGTTGACGACCGCGGTCTGCGTCCGGGCCAGATGTTTGCCGACTGGGAGCTGATCGGCGTACCGCACCGCGTGGTGATTGGTGACCGTGGTTTGAAAGAGGGTAACCTCGAGTATCAAGGCCGTCGCGATGCCGAGGCAACTGCCGTGCCGGTAGCGGACATCCTGAGTTTCGTTCAAGGCAAACTCGGCCAGTGA